One window of Verrucomicrobiales bacterium genomic DNA carries:
- a CDS encoding PD40 domain-containing protein — protein MNSLFKNPFLLVLWTLAVQGLHAVAQEKIVIRQEFDPMGFPKAIPIHISGYPPEVDSVLRNDLLFMGVDAVSESQANYILTGKNAGGQVEGLLMDKINKNYLMRQAFRGGNTRSQTHALADAIAVALGRGPGIAQTKIAFKAQRGTAREIFIADFDGQNAQQVTQDKTIAAAPCWAGRDMLFYTSYKLGNPDIFSHQLTTGYRKPVARYMGLNTSAAVSPNGQYLAMILSKGGNPDVYVSDINGGNVRRLTTTREEESSPCWSPDSREICYVSKASGANRLYRIAAQGGSPRQINTSGVSNCTEPDWSPDGKWIAFTSQAGSFRICIVLTSGGDPVILESGEDPSWAPNSRAIAFVRRQNNNRVLSLLDASSKRVKDVARIWESTSQPSWSR, from the coding sequence ATGAACTCCTTGTTTAAGAACCCTTTCCTCCTGGTGCTGTGGACCCTCGCTGTGCAGGGATTGCACGCCGTCGCGCAAGAGAAGATTGTCATCCGACAGGAGTTCGATCCCATGGGCTTCCCCAAAGCGATCCCCATTCACATTTCGGGTTATCCCCCGGAAGTGGACTCGGTGTTGCGCAATGACCTGTTGTTCATGGGGGTGGATGCCGTTTCGGAAAGCCAGGCCAACTACATCCTGACCGGGAAGAACGCGGGTGGGCAGGTGGAAGGCTTGTTGATGGACAAAATCAACAAGAACTACTTGATGCGTCAGGCCTTTCGCGGAGGCAACACCCGATCGCAGACCCATGCGTTGGCGGATGCCATTGCGGTCGCCTTGGGGCGTGGACCCGGGATTGCGCAGACCAAGATTGCCTTCAAAGCCCAGCGCGGGACCGCTCGGGAGATCTTCATTGCCGACTTCGATGGGCAGAATGCCCAGCAGGTCACCCAGGACAAAACCATTGCGGCGGCACCGTGTTGGGCTGGTCGCGACATGCTGTTCTATACTTCCTACAAGTTGGGTAATCCGGACATTTTCTCGCATCAATTGACTACAGGATACCGGAAACCGGTTGCCCGCTACATGGGCTTAAACACGAGTGCGGCCGTGTCACCCAATGGGCAGTACCTGGCAATGATTCTGAGTAAGGGGGGAAATCCGGATGTGTATGTCAGCGACATCAACGGCGGGAATGTTCGGCGATTGACCACGACCCGGGAGGAAGAATCTTCCCCCTGCTGGTCGCCGGATAGCCGTGAGATTTGCTATGTCTCCAAGGCAAGCGGGGCCAACCGGCTGTATCGGATCGCTGCCCAAGGGGGGAGCCCGCGCCAGATTAACACCAGTGGGGTGTCTAACTGCACCGAGCCGGACTGGTCACCGGACGGCAAGTGGATCGCCTTTACCTCCCAAGCCGGGAGTTTTCGGATCTGCATTGTGCTCACTTCGGGTGGGGATCCCGTGATTCTGGAGTCGGGTGAGGATCCCAGCTGGGCTCCGAACTCACGAGCCATCGCTTTCGTGCGCCGTCAAAACAACAATCGAGTGCTCTCTCTACTTGACGCTTCTAGTAAACGGGTCAAGGATGTCGCGCGCATATGGGAGAGCACCTCGCAACCGAGTTGGTCTCGATAA